The following are encoded in a window of Fusarium falciforme chromosome 11, complete sequence genomic DNA:
- a CDS encoding NACHT domain-containing protein has translation MAPKWLQALRPKRSSRSPSPSGGTRQDTPSHLAPSQPGPSSSAPAPIAPEPQASLVVPSVTAPNDPIRTRIWNSAYDRVKEDEPRLVEAYEKILSVQLGDDNPATLDGASTNVIKQDAGARQDQMKQLVDKGLEKTEKEAKVKEKIKEGMQPIKNIRDFVALAVKSEPTAAVAWVGITTFMEGPTNPPSNCKNCSKSTSPAYTRNYLDLVKVDDWQEKVDSIKKAEEAIREKVKQKNSEVLKSRLASVTSAVGGVESAVNEQTRGLLKMHYDEKDNECLKDLHIVNPQTDKKRLEKTKGGLLKDSYRWILDHDDFQGFRGDPDRRLLWIKGDPGKGKTTLLCGIIDELEKESSQSLSYFFCQATQDHLRSAISVLRGLVWLLCKKQPMLMPCVREAYDMEGKKCFEDFFSLKAILESMLQKPCLQTAVLVVDALDECSYQRDGVVEREELIDLIIELSESFSAKWIVSSRNWPVIEGQLRSADKIAVSLELNKNSISRAVETFVRYKTDELARIKQYDEQTKEEVLQRLLLGANDTFLWVALVCKELARPVVKPWETLSKLDHLRTGLNDLYKRMLEQIVDSDYSELCREILGIACVAYRPLSLDELRTLVPELEAYSSEALRDLIGECGSFLTIQEDVIYFVHQSAQDFLVGNGKDTIFPSGTQEHHHVLFRRSLEALKALRRDIYGLKSPGVSIKDITRPDPDPLCPLKYAILYWIDHLEQLQGGRDTSDDKAIDKFLREKYLYWLEAFSLQNFMDHGPDKIQRLRGMIVTS, from the exons ATGGCGCCCAAATGGCTCCAAGCGTTGCGACCCAAACGCAGCAGCAgatcaccatctccatctggTGGGACGCGCCAGGATACGCCGTCTCATCTAGCGCCGTCTCAGCCCGGACCCTCATCATCCGCCCCTGCCCCAATCGCCCCAGAACCTCAGGCGTCGCTGGTCGTTCCGTCCGTTACCGCCCCGAATGATCCAATTCGAACTCGAATTTGGAATAGCGCCTACGACAGGGTCAAAGAAGATGAGCCACGCTTAGTCGAAGCCTACGAGAAGATCCTCTCTGTTCAGCTTGGTGATGATAACCCTGCTACACTCGATGGAGCCTCGACCAATGTGATCAAGCAAGATGCGGGTGCTAGGCAAGACCAGATGAAGCAACTAGTCGACAAAGGGTTGGAAAAGACCGAGAAAGAGGCCAAGGTGAAAGAGAAGATCAAAGAGGGAATGCAACCCATCAAGAACATCAGGGACTTTGTGGCGTTGGCGGTCAAGTCTGAGCCAACTGCTGCGGTTGCATGGGTGGGCATCACAACGTTCATGGAGGGGCCGACGAATCCACCATCAAACTGCAAGAATTGCTCGAAAAGCACATCGCCAGCCTATACAAGAAACTACTT GGACCTCGTCAAGGTCGATGACTGGCAGGAAAAGGTCGACTcgatcaagaaggccgaggaggccattCGTGAAAAGGTCAAGCAAAAGAACTCTGAAGTTCTCAAATCACGACTTGCTT CTGTCACGTCGGCTGTGGGAGGGGTCGAGTCAGCTGTCAACGAGCAGACACGAGGCTTGTTAAAGATGCACTACGACGAAAAGGACAACGAGTGCCTCAAGGACCTACACATTGTGAACCCGCAAACGGATAAAAAAAGGCTGGAGAAGACGAAAGGTGGCCTCCTCAAGGATTCATACCGATGGATTCTCGACCACGATGACTTCCAGGGGTTCCGGGGCGACCCAGACCGCCGATTGCTCTGGATCAAAGGCGACCCAGGCAAGGGCAAAACGACGTTGCTCTGCGGCATAATCGATGAGCTAGAGAAGGAATCCTCACAGTCTTTGTCGTACTTTTTCTGTCAGGCAACTCAGGACCATCTTCGCAGTGCTATCTCAGTTCTCCGAGGTCTCGTGTGGCTTCTTTGCAAGAAGCAGCCAATGCTGATGCCTTGTGTTCGAGAAGCATACGACATGGAAGGCAAGAAGTGCTTCGAGGACTTTTTCAGCCTCAAAGCCATCTTGGAGAGCATGCTTCAAAAGCCATGCCTGCAAACTGCGGTCTTGGTTGTCGACGCCCTGGATGAGTGCTCTTACCAAAGAGACGGTGTCGTTGAGAGAGAAGAGCTCATTGACTTGATCATCGAACTCTCGGAGTCATTCAGCGCAAAGTGGATCGTTTCGAGCCGTAACTGGCCCGTCATCGAAGGGCAACTTCGTTCTGCCGACAAGATCGCGGTTTCGCTCGAGTTGAACAAGAATTCCATATCCCGGGCTGTGGAGACCTTTGTCCGATACAAAACTGACGAGCTGGCGCGCATCAAGCAGTACGACGAGCAAACTAAAGAAGAAGTCCTTCAAAGACTTCTTCTCGGTGCAAACGACACGTTTCTATGGGTGGCCTTGGTGTGCAAAGAGCTTGCTCGCCCGGTTGTCAAACCATGGGAGACATTGTCCAAGCTCGATCATCTACGCACCGGACTCAACGACTTGTATAAGCGCATGCTCGAGCAGATCGTGGACTCAGACTACTCAGAGCTCTGCCGAGAGATCCTTGGTATCGCTTGTGTCGCGTATCGGCCCCTGTCGCTGGATGAGTTGCGGACTCTTGTGCCCGAACTCGAGGCCTACAGCTCAGAGGCTTTGAGGGATCTAATCGGAGAATGCGGATCATTTCTTACCATTCAAGAAGATGTCATCTACTTCGTGCACCAGTCGGCCCAAGATTTCCTGGTTGGCAACGGAAAAGACACCATATTTCCTTCTGGCACACAAGAGCATCATCACGTTCTGTTCAGACGCTCATTGGAAGCTCTGAAAGCCCTTCGAAGAGATATTTATGGATTGAAGTCCCCAGGAGTTTCCATCAAGGACATCACGCGACCGGATCCCGACCCCCTTTGTCCGCTGAAGTATGCTATCCTTTATTGGATCGACCATCTGGAACAACTTCAAGGGGGCAGAGACACCTCTGATGACAAGGCCATTGACAAGTTCCTCAGAGAGAAATACTTGTACTGGCTTGAAGCATTCAGCCTGCAAAATTTCATGGACCATGGGCCAGACAAGATTCAGAGGCTTCGAGGCATGATTGTGA CGTCATAG
- a CDS encoding oxygenase subunit alpha: MTPITSLSFDSSSLPAVAAFAAVLALVVKLLKKAISAEKSAAGRNSFTTTTRALPASWYCSQEIYELERRAIFSKKWILVTHRLRFPESGSWIRYEEAGFQFFLVKNKDGNINGFHNICRHRAFPIVTKEQGQSSVLSCKYHGWSYGLNGQLAKAPGYLDMKGFDKANNGLFPIHVHEDAKGFIWVNLDASKKPEAWSQDFNKIDQMWRHESFNFEDYHFDHTWGMSGDYNWKTLADNYNECYHCKTAHPDAGSVADLSAYKVEPKGGNIEHFANTTTKQEEEGLKIVSNYYFPNACMTVSPHFFYMMRCVPTSANHCSMEYEVYRHKNASDDDFKKIDEMFKRILNEDKWLCNNAQKNLNAGVFINGEMHPKMEQGPLYFQSQVRKFLNQHHKLEEAAKKEIRPAQQVLSGDKDVTEVDMGFCSGVACSKDKGALEW; this comes from the exons ATGACTCCCATCACTTCTCTTTCTTtcgacagcagcagccttccGGCTGTCGCTGCATTTGCcgccgtcttggccttggtagTCAAACTTCTCAAGAAAGCCATCTCGGCCGAGAAGAGTGCGGCCGGGCGAAACTCTTTCACCACGACAACTCGAGCACTGCCAGCCTCTTGGTATTGTTCCCAAGAGATCTACGAGCTTGAGAGAAGagccatcttctccaagaaATGGATTCTGGTGACACATAGGCTCCGGTTCCCAGAAAGCGGATCGTGGATACGATATGAAGAAGCTGGCTTTcagttcttcctcgtcaagaATAAGGATGGCAATATCAACGGGTTCCACAACATTTGTCGACACAGGGCGTTTCCCATTGTCACCAAAGAACAAGGCCAGTCTAGTGTGCTCTCGTGCAAATACCACGGGTGGTCGTATGGCCTGAACGGCCAGCTCGCCAAGGCACCCGGATATCTCGACATGAAAGGGTTCGACAAGGCCAATAATGGCCTCTTTCCTATTCATGTCCATGAAGATGCGAAAGGTTTCATCTGGGTGAACCTGGACGCCTCTAAGAAGCCCGAGGCCTGGTCTCAGGATTTCAACAAGATTGACCAGATGTGGCGACATGAGTCCTTCAACTTTGAGGACTATCACTTTGACCATACCTGGGGGATGAGCGGCGACTACAACTGGAAGACTTTGGCCGACAACTACAACGAGTGCTACCATTGCAAGACGGCTCATCCCGATGCTGGTTCGGTTGCGGATCTTTCGGCCTACAAGGTTGAGCCCAAGGGTGGAAACATTGAGCATTTTGCCAATACCACGACAAagcaggaagaggagggccTGAAAATTGTCAGCAACTACTATTTCCCCAACGCATGCATGACTGTGTC ACCGCACTTCTTTTACATGATGAGATGTGTTCCAACATCAGCTAACCACTGCTCGATGGAATACGAAGTCTACCGACACAAGAACGCCAGTGATGATGACTTTAAGAAAATCGACGAGATGTTCAAGAGGATTCTGAACGAAGATAAGTGGCTGTGCAACAACGCCCAAAAGAATCTCAACGCCGGTGTCTTCATCAACGGAGAGATGCATCCCAAGATGGAGCAGGGCCCTCTTTACTTCCAAAGCCAGGTAAGAAAGTTTTTGAATCAGCACCACAAACTTGAGGAagcggccaagaaggagattcGGCCTGCTCAACAGGTCTTGAGTGGGGATAAGGATGTGACTGAGGTGGACATGGGGTTCTGCTCTGGGGTGGCTTGTAGTAAGGACAAGGGAGCATTGGAGTGGTAA